The following are from one region of the Prochlorococcus marinus str. SB genome:
- the tsaE gene encoding tRNA (adenosine(37)-N6)-threonylcarbamoyltransferase complex ATPase subunit type 1 TsaE: MFVENLEETLNLGKKLSRKLNPQSIVLLQGPIGAGKTSFVQGIAKGLSISEDITSPTFALSHHYNSGRIPLIHLDLYRLKNITSAKEVFFSEEEEAIQKKAILVIEWPELIEPVIDNFWKIEISYAKNFGRNYEIRDPKNLLASS; this comes from the coding sequence GTGTTTGTTGAGAATTTAGAAGAAACTTTAAATCTAGGAAAAAAACTCTCTCGCAAATTAAATCCCCAATCAATTGTTTTATTACAGGGTCCAATTGGGGCTGGAAAAACCTCATTTGTTCAAGGGATTGCTAAAGGCTTGTCAATTTCTGAGGACATTACAAGCCCTACATTTGCTTTATCGCATCATTACAACTCCGGAAGAATTCCACTAATTCATCTTGATTTATACAGGTTAAAAAATATTACTTCAGCGAAAGAAGTTTTTTTTTCAGAAGAAGAAGAGGCAATACAAAAGAAAGCCATTTTAGTTATTGAATGGCCAGAATTAATAGAACCAGTTATTGATAATTTCTGGAAAATAGAAATTAGTTACGCAAAAAATTTCGGGAGAAACTACGAAATAAGAGATCCCAAAAATTTATTAGCCTCCTCATAA
- a CDS encoding DedA family protein, protein MSLIFVNFLTSIPDYISLAVEKNSTIAYLTICLAMFLENIIPPIPSEIIMPLGGFFVYQQKLNFYILVFWGLLGTILGSLPWYYLGRLVNEKRLSNFLDKNGKYLGISPSDLSKSKRWFDKYGVSLVFWGRLVPGIRTLISVPAGIELMPLRKFLLWTTFGSLIWVALLTYSGYLFGENYPIIQTYLDQIKYVVKPILILIFLYFFIRILIRFLKKNRV, encoded by the coding sequence TTGAGTTTAATTTTTGTAAATTTTCTTACTTCAATTCCGGACTATATTAGTTTGGCTGTTGAAAAGAATTCAACAATTGCATACCTCACTATTTGTTTGGCTATGTTTTTGGAAAACATAATACCTCCAATTCCTTCGGAAATAATAATGCCATTAGGAGGTTTTTTTGTTTATCAACAAAAATTAAATTTCTATATTTTAGTTTTTTGGGGATTACTTGGAACTATTTTAGGATCATTGCCTTGGTACTATTTAGGTAGATTAGTAAATGAAAAAAGACTTTCAAATTTTCTAGATAAAAACGGAAAATATCTGGGTATTTCTCCTAGTGATTTAAGTAAAAGTAAAAGATGGTTTGATAAATACGGTGTTTCTTTAGTTTTTTGGGGCAGATTAGTACCAGGTATAAGAACTTTAATATCTGTTCCTGCTGGCATAGAACTTATGCCATTAAGAAAATTTTTGCTTTGGACTACATTTGGGAGCCTGATATGGGTAGCACTTCTCACTTATTCAGGTTATTTATTTGGTGAAAATTATCCAATTATTCAAACTTATTTAGATCAAATCAAATATGTTGTAAAGCCAATTTTAATTTTAATTTTCTTATATTTTTTTATAAGAATACTTATTAGATTTCTTAAAAAAAATAGAGTTTAA
- the mgtE gene encoding magnesium transporter, protein MNENNLETVTSLSSDLSTRENITIQLEELLIAGNYDEAKLLLEPSQPVDIADAIGSLPLILQALAFRLLKKNEAIEVYEYLDPVVQQTLLERLRSGEVLEIVEKMSPDDRVQLFDELPAKVVRKFLSALSPGERKVTAELLGYEPETAGRLMTTEFIDLKEMQTAAEALSLVRKRAPFTETIYSLYVTDKERHLTGILSLRDLVTADPSKPIGDVMTRDVVNIATNTNQEEVARAIQRYDFLALPVVDKEKRLVGIVTVDDLIDVIEQEATRDIYAAGAVQPGDEDDYFQSSLFTIARRRILWLLILVLANGLTTKVIAMNDQILKEIVLLAAFIPLLIGTGGNVGAQSSTVVIRGLSTQKLKSLGAIKAVVKEAITGALLGVFMMLVVFPFAWWQGEGPLIASAVGISLISITTLAATTGAILPLFFARMKLDPALMSSPFITTVTDIAGVFIYLSTAKWLLSSSLG, encoded by the coding sequence ATGAATGAAAATAATCTTGAAACAGTTACATCGTTATCTTCAGATTTAAGTACAAGAGAAAATATTACTATTCAACTTGAAGAATTACTCATCGCAGGAAATTATGATGAGGCAAAGTTACTTTTAGAGCCTTCCCAACCTGTAGATATTGCAGATGCTATTGGGAGCCTTCCACTAATATTACAGGCATTAGCATTTCGATTATTAAAGAAAAATGAAGCAATTGAAGTTTATGAATATTTAGATCCAGTAGTTCAGCAAACTTTATTAGAAAGGCTTCGTTCAGGAGAAGTTTTAGAAATTGTTGAAAAAATGTCTCCTGATGATAGGGTTCAACTCTTTGATGAATTACCAGCAAAAGTTGTACGAAAATTTTTATCTGCTCTTAGTCCTGGTGAAAGGAAAGTAACAGCTGAATTACTTGGATATGAGCCCGAAACTGCTGGGAGATTAATGACAACTGAGTTTATAGATCTTAAAGAGATGCAAACAGCAGCTGAGGCTCTTTCTTTAGTTAGAAAAAGAGCTCCATTTACTGAAACTATCTATAGCTTATATGTTACTGATAAAGAAAGACATTTAACTGGTATTCTCTCTTTAAGAGACCTTGTAACTGCTGATCCTTCAAAGCCAATTGGAGACGTTATGACAAGAGATGTAGTAAATATCGCTACTAATACAAATCAAGAAGAGGTTGCTAGAGCAATACAAAGATATGATTTTTTAGCTCTTCCAGTCGTTGATAAGGAAAAAAGACTTGTTGGGATAGTAACCGTCGATGATTTAATTGATGTCATAGAACAAGAAGCAACAAGAGATATTTATGCGGCTGGGGCAGTCCAACCCGGCGATGAAGATGATTACTTTCAAAGTAGTTTGTTCACGATTGCTCGAAGAAGAATTTTATGGTTATTAATTTTGGTTTTAGCAAATGGCTTAACGACAAAAGTAATAGCTATGAATGATCAAATATTAAAAGAAATAGTCTTACTAGCTGCATTTATTCCACTACTTATTGGTACTGGGGGGAATGTTGGTGCTCAAAGTTCAACGGTTGTCATTCGAGGTCTAAGTACTCAAAAACTGAAGTCTCTTGGTGCAATTAAGGCAGTAGTTAAGGAGGCAATTACAGGCGCTCTTCTAGGTGTTTTTATGATGCTTGTAGTATTTCCCTTTGCTTGGTGGCAAGGAGAAGGGCCTTTAATCGCCTCTGCGGTTGGAATAAGTTTGATATCGATAACAACTTTAGCTGCTACAACAGGAGCAATCCTCCCTTTGTTTTTTGCCAGAATGAAATTGGATCCAGCCTTAATGTCCTCTCCTTTCATTACAACCGTAACTGATATTGCAGGTGTATTTATTTATCTCAGCACAGCAAAATGGCTATTAAGCTCTTCATTAGGGTAA
- a CDS encoding carbohydrate kinase family protein has translation MKKRKVICIGEALIDRIRNKSNQGFTDFLGGAPANVACALRKLKIDSTFIGSLGNDDYGKKFITQFDQLGVNLDFLQLDNDSSTRVVNVDRDQFGDRFFSGFEKSSNSCFADEVLRKKLLEKEILSLEKSFLEIKYLVTGTILLSSPISAETVFFLVEQANKFEVKIVIDLNWREVFWDHASFSSEISKAGRVKLIKNFLNHANVLKLAKEEATLFFEDENPLLISQQLSNRPDVIITDGKNPVLWYINGLQGITETLTSQKIVDTTGAGDAFLAGFISKLISFGYPSNEEEIEDCIKFAGVCGLLTCLGEGAIDQQPNYEEANKFLGSLIS, from the coding sequence ATGAAAAAGAGAAAGGTCATATGTATTGGAGAGGCTTTAATAGACAGAATCAGAAATAAGTCAAATCAAGGATTTACAGATTTTTTGGGTGGTGCGCCGGCTAATGTTGCTTGTGCATTAAGAAAATTAAAAATAGATTCAACATTTATAGGAAGTTTGGGTAATGATGATTATGGAAAAAAATTTATTACGCAATTTGATCAATTGGGAGTTAATTTAGATTTCTTGCAATTAGATAATGATTCATCTACTCGCGTGGTTAATGTAGATAGAGATCAATTTGGTGATCGTTTTTTTTCAGGCTTTGAGAAAAGTTCTAATTCATGCTTTGCAGACGAAGTTCTTAGGAAGAAATTATTAGAAAAAGAAATTTTAAGTTTGGAGAAATCTTTTTTAGAAATAAAATATTTGGTTACAGGAACTATCTTATTATCATCTCCAATATCAGCAGAGACTGTTTTTTTTCTTGTGGAACAGGCTAATAAATTTGAAGTCAAAATAGTTATTGATTTGAATTGGAGAGAGGTCTTTTGGGATCATGCAAGTTTTTCATCAGAAATTAGTAAAGCGGGTAGAGTGAAATTAATTAAGAATTTTTTAAATCATGCAAATGTTTTAAAGCTTGCTAAGGAAGAAGCAACTTTGTTTTTTGAGGATGAAAATCCCTTGCTAATATCTCAACAATTGTCTAATAGACCAGATGTAATAATAACTGATGGAAAAAATCCCGTTTTATGGTATATCAACGGATTGCAGGGAATTACCGAAACTCTTACTTCACAAAAAATTGTTGATACAACTGGCGCAGGCGATGCTTTTCTGGCTGGCTTTATTTCAAAATTAATTTCTTTTGGCTATCCTTCAAATGAAGAAGAGATAGAAGATTGCATTAAGTTCGCAGGTGTTTGTGGATTATTAACTTGTCTTGGCGAAGGCGCCATCGATCAACAGCCAAATTATGAGGAGGCTAATAAATTTTTGGGATCTCTTATTTCGTAG
- a CDS encoding rod shape-determining protein produces MIFNRFKFSRDIGIDLGTANTLIHVSGKGVVLQEPSVVAMDLEEGIPLAVGKEAKLMLGRTPGNIRAVRPLRDGVIADFDAAEQMIKTFIQKCNEGKGIVAPRIVIGIPSGVTSVERRAVREAGLAGAREVHLIDEPVAAAIGASLPVTEPIGTMIVDIGGGTTEVAVLSLGGTVLSESVRIAGDEINESIALYLKKVHNLVVGERTAEDIKIKIGSAFPDDDFDKTTLEVRGLHLLSGLPRSVTLTSGEIREAMAETLSKIVEAVKRTLERTPPELAADIVDRGIMLAGGGALVRGINDLLSDETGIFTHIAENPLLCVVNGCGEVLDDFKKLKRVVDTPEFIRNAIRD; encoded by the coding sequence GTGATTTTTAACAGATTTAAATTTTCTCGAGATATTGGCATAGATTTGGGAACTGCCAACACTCTTATACATGTATCAGGAAAAGGCGTTGTTTTACAGGAACCTTCTGTGGTAGCTATGGACTTAGAAGAAGGGATTCCATTAGCTGTTGGTAAAGAAGCAAAGTTAATGCTAGGAAGGACCCCTGGCAATATAAGAGCTGTAAGACCACTAAGAGATGGAGTTATCGCAGATTTTGATGCTGCAGAACAAATGATAAAAACATTTATTCAAAAATGTAATGAAGGCAAGGGGATAGTAGCTCCAAGGATAGTGATTGGAATTCCAAGTGGAGTTACTAGTGTTGAGCGAAGAGCAGTAAGAGAAGCTGGATTAGCGGGAGCTAGAGAAGTTCATTTAATAGATGAACCTGTCGCAGCGGCAATAGGAGCATCATTACCAGTAACTGAGCCAATTGGAACAATGATTGTTGATATTGGTGGAGGTACTACTGAGGTTGCAGTATTAAGTTTAGGAGGAACTGTTTTGAGTGAATCTGTTCGAATAGCAGGCGATGAAATAAATGAGTCAATTGCGCTTTATCTTAAAAAAGTTCACAATTTAGTTGTTGGAGAGAGAACTGCAGAAGATATCAAGATAAAAATTGGATCTGCATTTCCAGATGATGATTTTGATAAAACTACTTTAGAGGTTAGAGGTTTACATCTTTTATCTGGTCTACCTAGATCAGTCACTTTGACATCAGGAGAAATCAGAGAAGCTATGGCTGAAACACTTAGCAAAATAGTCGAAGCTGTAAAAAGAACTTTAGAGCGAACCCCTCCTGAACTTGCCGCAGATATTGTTGATAGAGGGATTATGCTTGCAGGTGGTGGAGCTTTAGTGAGAGGCATTAATGATTTATTGAGCGATGAAACAGGAATTTTTACTCACATAGCAGAAAACCCACTGCTTTGCGTAGTGAATGGTTGTGGAGAGGTGTTGGATGATTTTAAAAAACTCAAAAGAGTTGTTGACACTCCAGAATTCATAAGGAATGCGATAAGAGATTAA
- a CDS encoding RpoD/SigA family RNA polymerase sigma factor, with protein MSSETISETKIASIASIKASNDVDLVRSYLRDIGRVPLLSHEQEITLGRQVQEYMEVERAELEIIELTGDKPSIDELSTKLNLTSSIIKKRLRAGQRAKERMVAANLRLVVSVAKKYTKRNMELLDLIQEGTIGLVRGVEKFDPARGYKFSTYAYWWIRQGITRAIAEKSRAIRLPIHITEMLNKLKKGQRELSQEMSRTPTVTELAKYVELPEADVKDLMCKAGQPVSLETKVGDGEDTVLLDLLAGGEDLPDEQIEMDCMRGDLHSLLHQLPDLQCRVLRMRYGMDGDEPMSLTGIGRVLGISRDRVRNLERDGLRGLRRLSDNVEAYFVS; from the coding sequence ATGTCTTCTGAAACAATAAGCGAAACTAAAATAGCGTCAATCGCAAGTATAAAAGCCAGTAATGATGTAGATCTTGTTAGATCATACTTGAGGGATATAGGAAGAGTTCCATTACTATCACATGAACAAGAAATTACTTTAGGTCGCCAAGTTCAAGAGTATATGGAAGTTGAAAGAGCAGAATTAGAAATTATTGAATTAACTGGGGATAAGCCTAGTATTGATGAATTGTCTACCAAATTAAACTTAACTTCTTCCATAATTAAAAAAAGATTGAGAGCTGGACAGAGAGCTAAAGAAAGGATGGTTGCAGCAAATTTAAGATTGGTAGTAAGCGTTGCAAAAAAATATACAAAAAGAAACATGGAACTTTTAGATTTAATCCAAGAGGGAACTATAGGACTAGTTAGAGGTGTTGAAAAATTTGATCCAGCAAGAGGATATAAGTTTTCAACATATGCATACTGGTGGATTAGACAAGGTATTACAAGAGCAATAGCTGAAAAAAGCCGGGCAATAAGGTTACCAATTCACATAACTGAAATGTTGAATAAGTTAAAAAAAGGTCAAAGAGAACTCAGTCAAGAAATGTCTAGGACTCCAACTGTAACCGAACTTGCTAAATACGTAGAGCTTCCTGAGGCTGATGTCAAGGATTTGATGTGCAAAGCTGGGCAGCCAGTAAGTCTTGAAACCAAAGTTGGCGATGGCGAAGATACTGTTTTATTAGATTTACTGGCAGGGGGTGAGGATTTGCCAGACGAACAAATAGAGATGGATTGTATGAGAGGTGATCTGCATTCTCTTTTACATCAATTACCTGATCTGCAATGTAGAGTTTTAAGAATGAGATACGGAATGGATGGTGATGAGCCAATGTCCCTTACTGGTATAGGAAGGGTACTTGGTATAAGTAGAGATCGAGTAAGAAATCTTGAAAGAGATGGATTAAGAGGCTTGAGAAGACTTAGTGATAATGTAGAAGCTTACTTTGTTTCTTGA
- a CDS encoding alpha/beta fold hydrolase: protein MSLNKSETWQWKNWKISWSLSKESNSEKNIQILLVHGFGASKNHWRHNQDFLGKFSNCYAIDLLGFGKSSQPSALLNFEPEKENSIKYSFDLWGNQISTFCAEVIKSPVYLVGNSIGGVIALKAAEILKDNCKGIILIDCAQRTMDDKRLKKSDILMNLLRPVLKTIVRQRVISNTLFTRAANPKVIKKILEQAYPTGKNIDKELIEILYQPSQRKNSKEAFRGFINLFDDYLATDLFDKVDAPIQLIWGEKDPWESLEEAKEWKKQFRNIKRLDIINGVGHCPHDEEPEKTNNLINEFIQETK, encoded by the coding sequence GTGTCTTTAAATAAATCTGAAACTTGGCAGTGGAAAAATTGGAAAATTTCTTGGTCTTTATCCAAAGAATCTAATTCTGAAAAAAATATTCAAATTTTATTAGTTCATGGCTTTGGGGCATCTAAAAACCACTGGAGACATAATCAAGATTTTCTTGGTAAATTTTCTAATTGCTACGCAATTGACTTATTAGGATTTGGAAAAAGTAGTCAGCCTAGTGCTTTATTAAATTTCGAACCTGAAAAAGAAAACTCAATTAAATATTCATTTGACTTATGGGGTAATCAAATATCAACATTTTGTGCAGAGGTAATAAAATCTCCTGTTTACTTAGTAGGAAATTCAATTGGTGGTGTTATTGCATTAAAAGCTGCTGAAATCCTAAAAGATAATTGCAAAGGTATCATTTTGATTGACTGTGCACAAAGAACTATGGATGATAAACGTTTAAAAAAAAGTGATATCTTAATGAATCTACTAAGACCTGTACTTAAAACGATAGTCAGACAAAGAGTAATTAGCAATACACTTTTTACAAGAGCTGCCAACCCAAAAGTTATAAAGAAAATACTTGAACAAGCTTACCCTACAGGAAAAAATATTGACAAAGAATTGATTGAAATACTTTATCAACCCTCTCAAAGGAAAAACTCTAAAGAAGCATTTCGAGGTTTTATTAACTTATTTGATGATTATCTCGCGACTGACCTTTTCGATAAGGTTGATGCTCCAATTCAATTAATTTGGGGAGAAAAAGATCCTTGGGAATCTTTAGAAGAAGCAAAAGAGTGGAAGAAACAATTCAGAAATATTAAAAGACTAGATATTATAAATGGGGTTGGTCATTGTCCTCATGATGAAGAACCTGAAAAAACAAATAATTTAATAAATGAATTTATTCAAGAAACAAAGTAA
- the mreC gene encoding rod shape-determining protein MreC — protein sequence MIGIRRISNSRWWHKKKNWLFFAIFLFLVFVRISKGAFYKDFYYFISKPFWPGQFQKEIVLESIDQEYLIKFNLLKKDNIRLRQILSLQESSNDKHISAAVISRKTGGWWRQIILNKGSKDGVEIGNIVIGPGGLLGRVKNTSLFTSSVTLITSPESKLGVWVDRIQINGLLVGLGDDYPSLILYSKDADIKVGDFVSSSPASTLLPPNIPIGIVQSIDETLKSKKTAKILLLAKPHVIDWVQILKLNI from the coding sequence ATGATAGGTATCCGACGAATTTCTAATAGTCGTTGGTGGCATAAAAAGAAAAATTGGCTATTTTTTGCAATTTTTTTATTTTTGGTTTTTGTAAGAATATCTAAAGGAGCTTTTTATAAAGATTTTTATTATTTTATTTCAAAACCTTTTTGGCCTGGTCAATTTCAAAAAGAAATTGTTCTTGAGAGTATTGATCAAGAATATTTAATAAAGTTTAATCTTCTTAAAAAAGATAATATAAGATTGCGACAAATCTTATCTCTCCAAGAATCATCGAATGATAAACATATTTCTGCTGCAGTTATTTCGCGAAAAACAGGAGGTTGGTGGAGACAAATAATTTTAAACAAAGGTTCAAAGGATGGAGTAGAAATTGGCAATATTGTGATTGGTCCGGGTGGATTATTAGGAAGAGTAAAGAATACTTCTTTATTCACTTCGTCGGTAACTTTAATAACTTCTCCAGAAAGTAAGTTAGGTGTTTGGGTGGATAGAATTCAAATCAATGGATTACTAGTCGGTTTAGGAGATGATTATCCTAGCCTAATACTTTATTCAAAAGATGCCGATATTAAAGTCGGAGATTTTGTATCATCATCTCCTGCTAGTACATTATTACCTCCAAATATCCCTATTGGTATTGTTCAATCTATAGATGAGACGTTGAAATCAAAAAAAACGGCAAAAATTTTACTTTTAGCAAAACCTCATGTAATTGATTGGGTACAAATTTTGAAATTAAATATTTAA
- the ahcY gene encoding adenosylhomocysteinase: MVIANSVKTSTPNYVITDISLSDFGHKEIKIAEKEMPGLMALRDKYQSEKPLKGAKIAGSLHMTIQTAVLIETLVDLGAEVKWASCNIFSTQDHAAAAIADQGISVYAKKGETLDEYWQYTHYILDWGSDSPNMILDDGGDATGLLILGSKAEKDLSVLDNPGNEEEIALFNSIKSKLENDSNFYSRIKSNIIGVTEETTTGVARLYQLQKQNALPFPAINVNDSVTKSKFDNLYGCRESLVDSIKRATDVMIAGKVALVMGFGDVGKGSAQSLRGLGAIVKVAEVDPICALQAAMEGFSVVTLEDVVEDIDIFVTATGNYQVITNENLVKMKDEAIVCNIGHFDNEIDVASLKDYPWENIKPQVDHITLPSGNKIILLAEGRLVNLGCATGHPSFVMSNSFTNQVLAQIELFNKSEKYAKEVYVLPKHLDEMVARLHLDKIGAKLTKLTKEQADYINVSVEGPYKPELYRY; encoded by the coding sequence ATGGTTATTGCAAATTCAGTTAAAACCTCTACACCTAATTACGTGATTACTGATATATCTTTATCAGATTTTGGACATAAAGAAATTAAAATTGCCGAAAAAGAAATGCCTGGATTAATGGCCTTGAGAGATAAATATCAATCTGAAAAGCCACTAAAAGGTGCAAAAATAGCTGGAAGCCTTCACATGACTATTCAGACAGCAGTCTTAATAGAAACTCTTGTTGATCTTGGTGCAGAAGTGAAATGGGCCTCATGTAATATCTTTTCAACTCAAGATCATGCGGCTGCAGCTATCGCAGATCAAGGAATTTCCGTCTACGCAAAAAAAGGTGAGACTCTTGACGAATATTGGCAATATACCCACTATATCCTTGATTGGGGTTCAGACTCTCCAAATATGATTCTTGATGATGGTGGGGATGCAACTGGTTTATTGATACTCGGCAGTAAAGCGGAAAAAGATTTGTCTGTTTTAGATAATCCCGGAAATGAAGAAGAAATTGCTTTATTCAATTCTATTAAGTCTAAATTAGAAAACGATAGTAACTTCTATTCTAGAATTAAGAGTAATATCATTGGTGTTACTGAAGAAACAACAACTGGAGTCGCAAGACTTTATCAACTGCAAAAGCAAAATGCTTTACCTTTCCCTGCGATTAACGTTAATGATTCAGTAACTAAGAGCAAATTTGATAATTTATATGGCTGCCGCGAATCTTTAGTAGATAGCATAAAGCGCGCAACTGATGTGATGATTGCTGGAAAGGTTGCCTTAGTAATGGGTTTTGGAGATGTAGGTAAGGGCTCAGCTCAATCATTACGTGGACTTGGTGCAATCGTAAAAGTTGCTGAAGTTGATCCAATTTGTGCTCTTCAAGCGGCAATGGAAGGTTTTAGCGTTGTTACGTTAGAAGATGTTGTGGAAGATATAGATATCTTTGTTACAGCAACTGGGAACTATCAAGTGATTACAAACGAAAATCTCGTCAAGATGAAAGATGAGGCCATAGTTTGTAATATTGGTCATTTCGATAATGAAATTGATGTGGCTTCATTGAAAGATTATCCATGGGAAAATATTAAGCCACAGGTTGATCACATAACTTTACCAAGTGGCAATAAAATAATTCTTTTAGCAGAAGGTAGATTAGTTAACTTAGGCTGTGCCACTGGACATCCAAGTTTTGTTATGAGTAATTCTTTTACTAACCAAGTATTAGCTCAAATCGAACTTTTCAATAAGTCAGAAAAATATGCTAAGGAGGTTTATGTTTTACCAAAGCATTTAGATGAAATGGTAGCTAGATTACATCTTGATAAAATTGGTGCAAAATTAACAAAATTAACTAAGGAACAAGCTGACTATATCAATGTCTCTGTTGAAGGACCTTACAAACCAGAGCTTTATAGATACTAA
- the rpaB gene encoding response regulator transcription factor RpaB, with amino-acid sequence MSKARILVVDDEPAVLKVLVTRLQLAGYQVYSATNGEEALESFHRDSPDLIVLDVMLPKMDGFAVCRRIRAESVVPIIFLTALEAISERVAGLDLGADDYLSKPFSPKELEARIATILRRMGPTVSVTETKEVPSGKGVMKFGSLVVDTNRRQVSRAGDRISLTYTEFSLLELLFDEPGKVVPRAEILEQLWGYPPRRAADLRVVDVYVARLRGKLEPDPRNPELILTVRGIGYASQRVGETATSLAS; translated from the coding sequence ATGTCAAAAGCAAGAATTTTAGTTGTTGATGATGAACCAGCAGTTTTGAAGGTATTAGTTACTAGGCTTCAACTAGCAGGATATCAGGTATATTCAGCCACTAACGGCGAAGAAGCTCTTGAGTCTTTTCACAGGGATTCCCCAGATTTGATAGTTCTAGATGTTATGCTTCCAAAAATGGATGGATTTGCTGTTTGTAGAAGAATTAGAGCTGAGTCAGTAGTACCAATAATATTTTTAACCGCTCTAGAGGCTATTTCAGAGAGAGTTGCAGGTTTGGATTTAGGAGCTGATGATTACTTATCTAAACCATTTAGCCCAAAAGAGTTAGAGGCCAGAATAGCTACAATTTTGAGAAGAATGGGGCCAACTGTATCCGTTACTGAAACCAAAGAAGTTCCTTCAGGCAAAGGAGTTATGAAATTTGGAAGTTTAGTTGTTGATACTAATCGCAGACAAGTTTCTAGAGCTGGAGATAGAATCAGTCTAACTTATACTGAATTTAGTCTCTTAGAGTTATTATTTGACGAACCTGGTAAGGTTGTTCCTCGAGCAGAAATTTTGGAACAGCTGTGGGGCTATCCTCCTCGTAGAGCGGCAGATTTAAGAGTTGTAGATGTATATGTTGCGAGACTAAGAGGTAAATTGGAACCAGATCCAAGAAATCCAGAATTAATATTAACTGTTAGAGGGATTGGTTACGCATCTCAGAGAGTTGGGGAAACAGCAACATCTTTGGCAAGTTGA
- a CDS encoding single-stranded DNA-binding protein — protein MEINTINLVGRAGREPDVRYFESGSIVANFTIAVNRRSRDEEPDWFNLEIWGKQAQIAADYVKKGSLIGITGSFKIDSWKDKNTGEDRFKPVVRVDRLNLLGSRKDSDNNQYSNSNNSSEIPF, from the coding sequence ATGGAAATTAACACTATTAACCTTGTTGGCAGAGCAGGAAGAGAACCAGATGTCAGATATTTTGAATCAGGCAGTATAGTAGCGAATTTCACAATTGCAGTTAACAGAAGAAGCAGAGATGAAGAGCCAGATTGGTTTAATTTAGAAATATGGGGCAAGCAAGCACAAATAGCCGCAGATTATGTGAAAAAAGGATCATTAATTGGAATTACAGGAAGCTTTAAAATTGATAGCTGGAAAGATAAAAATACTGGAGAAGATAGATTTAAACCAGTTGTTAGGGTAGATAGATTAAACTTACTAGGCTCACGAAAGGATTCTGATAATAACCAATATTCCAACAGCAATAACTCAAGTGAAATTCCTTTTTAA